A genomic region of Sphingobium sp. HWE2-09 contains the following coding sequences:
- a CDS encoding 5-(carboxyamino)imidazole ribonucleotide synthase encodes MTTIAPGGTIGILGGGQLGRMIATAAAQLGYRTCIYAPEDSGPAADVSPRWTQGAYEDADALAAFADGVDVVTYEFENIDPVAVEVLASHGLVRPGAQALRVAQDRLAEKRFVCDLGGLTAPFAPVESLDDLESAIEHVGSRAILKTNRMGYDGKGQARLSEPGDAVGAWNAIGRQSAILEGFVTFDQEFSVILVRGHDCAVRFWDSAANVHVDGILATSTVPAGAVIEGQVAQARDMAQRIADALDYVGVLTCEFFASADGPVFNEMAPRVHNSGHWTIEGAVTSQFENHVRAICGLPLGDTALAARGVAMRNLIGDDAHDWQAILSDPANHLHLYGKHEARPGRKMGHVTRLSL; translated from the coding sequence GCGGCACCATCGGCATACTCGGCGGCGGCCAACTCGGCCGGATGATCGCCACGGCGGCCGCGCAGCTGGGCTACCGCACCTGCATCTATGCGCCCGAAGACAGCGGCCCGGCGGCCGACGTGTCACCGCGCTGGACGCAGGGCGCCTATGAGGATGCCGATGCGCTGGCCGCCTTTGCCGACGGCGTCGATGTGGTCACTTACGAGTTCGAAAATATCGATCCGGTGGCTGTCGAAGTACTGGCCTCCCACGGCTTGGTCCGTCCCGGCGCGCAGGCGCTGCGCGTGGCGCAGGACCGCTTGGCGGAAAAGCGCTTCGTCTGCGATCTCGGTGGGCTGACCGCGCCGTTCGCGCCGGTGGAAAGCCTGGACGATCTGGAAAGCGCGATCGAGCACGTGGGCAGCCGCGCGATTCTCAAGACCAACCGCATGGGCTATGACGGCAAGGGGCAGGCGCGCTTGTCGGAGCCGGGCGATGCGGTCGGCGCATGGAACGCCATCGGGCGCCAAAGCGCGATCCTGGAAGGGTTCGTGACGTTCGACCAGGAGTTTTCCGTCATATTGGTGCGCGGGCATGACTGCGCGGTGCGGTTCTGGGATTCGGCGGCCAATGTGCATGTCGACGGCATTCTCGCCACCTCCACCGTGCCCGCTGGCGCAGTGATAGAGGGGCAGGTGGCGCAGGCCCGGGACATGGCGCAGCGGATCGCCGATGCGCTGGATTATGTCGGCGTGCTGACCTGCGAATTTTTCGCCAGCGCCGACGGGCCGGTGTTCAACGAAATGGCGCCGCGCGTGCACAATAGCGGGCATTGGACGATCGAGGGCGCGGTGACGAGCCAGTTCGAAAATCATGTCCGCGCCATTTGCGGCCTGCCGCTGGGCGACACGGCGCTGGCCGCGCGGGGCGTGGCGATGCGCAACCTGATCGGCGACGATGCGCATGACTGGCAGGCGATCCTGTCCGACCCGGCCAATCATCTGCACCTCT